The following proteins are encoded in a genomic region of Polyangiaceae bacterium:
- a CDS encoding HipA domain-containing protein, which produces MTERTTACWICLGEAPPDLPGGRYHRACVDALFGVSDVPAVAFDRLTVTTWAEEHSGRLSISGYQPKGPAALDESGTRLVLVEKDSTHIVKPPHPQYLYINENEHLTMRLARAVGLDVAEHGLVELSDGSIAYVTKRFDRPAGAKGPRLHAFDFCQLAGKDPTNKEDSTAEECASIALQYGGPSTTIALFRLFVFADWVRNGDLHLKNLMMMEAPNGGYALTPAYDLLCTEPYGSTGLMLPVGGERKNVTRKIWLSFAEAYCQIERLKAAELIDSMLERLPDALALVDRSAFPHAEWKNKYKHFLAKKTRHLAGKA; this is translated from the coding sequence TTGACGGAGCGTACGACAGCCTGCTGGATATGCCTCGGTGAAGCGCCGCCCGATCTACCAGGCGGACGTTATCACCGCGCTTGCGTAGACGCGCTGTTCGGCGTTTCGGACGTCCCTGCCGTTGCCTTCGATCGCTTGACCGTCACGACCTGGGCGGAAGAGCATAGCGGTCGCCTGTCCATTTCCGGATATCAACCCAAAGGCCCTGCGGCTCTCGATGAAAGCGGAACGCGTTTGGTGCTCGTCGAAAAAGACAGCACACACATCGTCAAGCCGCCGCATCCGCAATATCTTTATATCAATGAAAACGAGCATCTCACCATGCGTTTGGCTCGCGCTGTGGGGCTCGACGTCGCCGAACACGGATTGGTGGAGCTGTCTGATGGCAGCATTGCGTACGTGACGAAGCGCTTTGATCGCCCGGCCGGAGCGAAAGGCCCACGCCTGCACGCCTTCGACTTCTGCCAACTCGCAGGAAAAGACCCGACGAACAAAGAGGACTCGACCGCAGAAGAATGCGCGTCGATTGCGCTCCAATACGGAGGACCATCGACGACAATCGCACTGTTTCGGTTATTCGTCTTTGCCGATTGGGTGCGCAATGGGGACCTGCACCTCAAGAACCTAATGATGATGGAAGCTCCCAACGGCGGCTACGCATTGACGCCGGCATACGATCTGCTGTGCACAGAACCTTATGGCAGCACGGGGCTCATGCTTCCGGTGGGGGGCGAGCGGAAAAACGTCACGCGCAAGATTTGGCTATCGTTCGCTGAAGCATACTGCCAAATCGAGCGCTTAAAAGCAGCCGAACTCATCGATTCCATGCTCGAACGACTTCCCGATGCACTGGCACTCGTCGATCGCTCGGCATTTCCGCACGCCGAGTGGAAAAACAAATACAAGCATTTCCTGGCGAAGAAAACGCGTCACCTTGCGGGTAAAGCATAG
- a CDS encoding alcohol dehydrogenase catalytic domain-containing protein — MKALVCTDRGVVLDDLPTPELSAGDALVSVRAAGICNTDLELARGYMNFRGVLGHEVLGQVAAMHPDDEPFGHPRTSGELAGRRVVMEINCACGRCSTCRSGGRNHCPTRTVLGIVGRDGGIAEYVRIPLENLHVVPDSIADDHAVFIEPLAAALHAFDEAPLRPGDRVCLLGDGKLGLLIGLAMAARRGDLGRAIAVGRHRANLDILAAAGLDVALEKNFSESGFDVVIEATGHPSGLARAIEIVRPRGVIILKSTYAGESNLDLAPIVIHEIKLVGSRCGDFARAIDVLSKGVIDPTPLIAAKYPLADAERAFAHAGTPGVMKVMVVP, encoded by the coding sequence ATGAAGGCGCTCGTATGCACCGATCGAGGCGTCGTGCTGGACGACTTGCCGACGCCCGAGCTATCCGCCGGCGACGCGCTCGTCAGCGTTCGCGCCGCAGGCATCTGCAACACCGACCTCGAGCTCGCACGCGGGTACATGAACTTTCGCGGCGTCCTTGGCCACGAAGTGCTCGGACAAGTCGCCGCGATGCATCCGGATGACGAACCATTCGGTCACCCGCGAACGAGCGGTGAGCTCGCAGGACGTCGCGTCGTCATGGAGATCAACTGCGCGTGCGGTCGATGCTCGACGTGCCGAAGCGGCGGCCGCAACCATTGTCCCACGCGCACGGTGCTCGGCATTGTCGGGCGCGACGGAGGCATTGCCGAATACGTCCGCATTCCACTCGAAAACCTGCATGTCGTTCCGGACAGCATTGCCGACGATCACGCGGTGTTCATCGAGCCGCTTGCAGCGGCATTACATGCGTTCGACGAAGCACCGCTCAGGCCGGGCGACCGCGTTTGCCTTCTGGGCGACGGAAAACTCGGGCTGCTCATTGGCTTGGCAATGGCGGCCCGCCGAGGCGACTTGGGCCGCGCCATTGCCGTGGGGCGGCATCGTGCGAACCTCGATATCCTTGCCGCCGCGGGCCTCGACGTGGCGCTCGAAAAGAATTTTTCCGAAAGTGGATTCGATGTCGTCATCGAAGCGACCGGCCATCCTTCGGGGCTCGCGCGCGCCATCGAGATCGTGAGGCCGCGCGGCGTGATCATTTTGAAAAGCACGTATGCGGGTGAATCGAATTTGGATTTGGCGCCCATCGTGATTCACGAAATCAAGCTCGTGGGTTCGCGGTGTGGTGACTTTGCGCGAGCCATCGACGTATTGAGCAAAGGTGTCATCGATCCGACGCCGCTCATTGCGGCAAAGTATCCGCTTGCAGATGCGGAACGTGCATTCGCGCACGCGGGAACGCCAGGCGTGATGAAGGTGATGGTCGTGCCTTGA